The genomic segment GCCACGCCGGCGAGCCGCAACGTGGCCGTCGCCCCCGGCAATGTGCACCAGGCCGTCCTCGTCGCCTGCATCTCGGGCCTCAACTGCGGGTAGGCACGAACCCCACATCCAAGCAACCGGTGGCCCATCTCGACTACGAGATGGGCCACTGGCATGTCCGCTTCAAGTCGTGCGGTTTGCGACGGGCACCAATGGGTACCAACGAATGAGTTCGCTGAGTGTCGGGAGGGGAGTCTGATGAGAACGGAAGCTCGGACCGCAGTTGCGATTTTCGGCGGTGCCGCCATGCTCGTTTTGACGGTTGGCTGCGGCGGAGGCGGCAACAAAGCACCTAGCAGCACCACCACTACGACGTCCACCACTACGACGTCCACCACTACGACGTCCGGCGTCGCGCCGTCAACGGCCCCGGGCACCGGCGGACCGACCGGCGGCGGCGGACCGGGCGGCGGCGGTGGCACCGTGCCCGGCGGACCGACCGGCGGCGGCGGACCGGGCGGCGGCGGCGGCAGCGTTCCGGGCGGTCCCACCGGTGGTGGCGGCCCCGGCGGCGGTAGCGGCAGTATCCCCGGCGTCGGAGGTGGCGGCGGCGGACCCGGTGGTGGCGGCGGTTGCGTCGGCAACATCTGCGGTGGTACCTGACCGCGCCTTGCGCCATTAACACGTGCTCGCGGTAGCCGAGGGGGTTATGTCAACCTGACCCCCTCGGCTGAGCAAATCTCCGCCCCACGCGGCGTCGCAGACAACCCACGACGTCGCGCCGTTGATCTGTTCACCGGGTCGCCAGCCTGAGTTATGGTTCTCCGCAACGTGACTGCAAGGAGACCTTCAATGGCGAAGCTCAGGTTCGGATATTTCATCGCGCCGTTCCACCGCGCGGGCACCAACCCGACGCTGGCCATCCAGCGCGACCTGGAGTTCGTCCAACACCTCGACGCCCTGGGCTTCGACGAAGCGTGGATCGGCGAGCATCACTCGGCCGGCAGCGAAATCATCGCGTCCCCGGAGATCTTCATTGCCGCCGCCGCCGAGCGGACCAAGCGGATCAAGCTCTGTACCGGGGTTATCTCGCTCTCGTATCACAACCCGCTGTGGGTCGCCGACCGGCTGATGATGCTGGACCATCTCACCCATGGCCGGGTGATCGGCGGGGTGGGCCCCGGCTCGCTGCCCAGCGACTCGTCGATGATCGGGCTGACCCCGACCGACACCCGGGAGCTGTTGGACACCAACCTCGACATCGTGGTCCGGCTGCTGCGGGGGGAAACGGTGAGCGCCAAGACCCCCACCCACGAACTCCACAACGCCAAGCTGCAGCTTGCCCCGTACTCCGACGGTGGGGTTCCACTGGCGGTGGCCGCGGTCGCTTCCCCGACCGGCGCCCGGCTGGCCGGCAGGCACGGCATCGGCCTGCTCTCCATCGGCGCGACGCTGACCATCGAGGGCTTCAATGCGCTGCAATATCACTGGGACATCGTCGAAGAACGCGCCGCGGTATTCGGCACCGAGGTCGATCGCCGGAACTGGAGCCTGGTCGGGCCGTTCCATGTCGCCGAAACCGACAAGCAGGCGCGCGAAGACGTGAAATTCGGTCTCGAGCCGTGGTTCCGGTATTTCCAGAAGGTGGCCGCGTTCCCGCAGATGACGATGCCGGGCGAGCAGATCGACGAGATGATCGACGTCATCAACGAGAACGGCGCGGGCGTGATCGGCACCCCGGAGCGGGCGCGCGCGCAGGTGCAGCGGATGTGGGATCAGTCCGGTGGCTTCGGCTGCATGCTTCAGATGGGCCACGAGTGGGCCAATCCGGAGGCCACTAAACGGTCAGCCGAATTGTTCGCCGCCGAGGTGATGCCGCACTTCCAGGGTCAGGCGCAGCCGACACTGGATGCGGCCGCCCGGGCCAGCGCAGCGCGCGAAGGGCTGGCGGAGTCGCAGAACCAGGCCGTCGAGCACATGACCAAGAAATACCAGGACGAGCTCAACGCGAAAAAGTAGTCGCGCACAGCCCGGACCACCGCGTGAGTGCCCGGCGAAGTTCCGCGGCACCGCATCGGGTTAGGGCCGGGCATCGGGTCCAGCACCACCGGACGGATCCCGTTCAATGCCAGTTCGCTGGCCAGCATCAGCCCGTTGGGACCGCCCCGGCGATGACGACGTCAATCCCTTAGGCCAGCTTAATAGTTGGGTGTGGTCCGACACGCCCGGCGCAACTGACAGCGCCGGTTTTCATAGTGCGGCGCTAGCCGCTTCCCAGTTGAGAGCTAAGAACGCGGCGCATACCTGGAGCATGAGCACCCCTCGTCAGAAGCAGTTCATGCGGATCGTCTCGGCCGGCGTCGCGGGCATCGCGATACTGGCCTTCCTCGACGCGGCCCCTGTCGAGGCCACCACCGACATGTTCGGCCACGTGCGCTTCGCCGCCGACGACAACGACGACGCGCAACTACAACAGCAACTGGCCCAGCAGCAGTTGCTGTTGTCCGAGCAGCAGGCCGAGCAACAAAACGAAGCGGCACAGCAGCAGTTTGAACAAGACATGCAGCAAGCACAGCTGACCGAACAGCAGGCCAACAACCCCTAGCCCGCGCCGCTAGATCAGCGCTCGGCCGCCTTCACCAGCCGATCCGCGAGAAGCTTCACCGCACCGCCCAGCGCCGCGCGCGTCGCAGGCCCGGTACCGCGAATTCTCTCGACGAACGATCCCGACCAGCGGATGTCGGTACCGCCGGCCGCGTTGGGCGTCAAGACCACCTCGCCCAGGTAATCCTTTGCCGGAGACGGCCCGACCAACTTGTAAACCTGCCGGCGATCCTGCTCGTACTCGACGATCTCCTCGCGCGCCAGGATCGGAGGCACACCGATCTGACGAATCGCGCCGACCCCGCCCGGCGCCGGATCACCTTGGCGCGCCCAGCTCGAGCGCAGCACCACCGGCTTGGCCCAGCTCGACCAATTGGCGCCGTCCGCCAACAGCCCGAACACCGTTGCGGCAGGCGCGCTACAGGTCCGATTGACCTCGAACGAAAACTTGCGACCCGACATAGCCGCGTACCCTACCGCCACCGCGATGGACACCGGCGCCGCGGTGCGGACCTGGGCCGGCGCGGGCCTCGAGGCCGGTGAAATCCGGCACACACCGGCGGCCGCACGTGCATACTCACCGTGTGCGGCGGTTACCGCCGACCGCGGCCGGACACCGGGCGGGCAGTCCAATGCGCGATGGAAAGCTTTGGTGGACAGATGATTTCGAGCGGACCTTCTGGCTTCGCCGGGCGTGGCGTCGCGTGGCCATCCCATCGGAACACGCGAATATCGCTGGTGTTGTGCGCGGTCGTGTTATCGCTCAGCGGCTGCGACAAGGTTACTGTCACCCCCGCGTCGAAAGCGCCCACCTCTACCAGCAGCGCCGCCGTCACCCCCAACGACAACCCGCTGGCCAAGGCCAACAGTCAGCGGGTGCTCGACGACGCGGTCAACGCCACGACACCGGGCTGCTCGGCCGCGGTGGGTTCCAAGGGCACCGTGGTGTGGACCGGAGTGCGCGGCATCGCCGACACGGCGACCGGCGACAAGATCACCCCTGACACCGTGTTCGATATCGGCTCGGTGTCCAAGCAGTTCACCGCCGCCGCCGCCCTGTTGCTCGTTGATGCCGGAAAGCTGACCCTCAACGACACGCTCGCCCAGCACCTGCCGGAATTCCCCAAGTGGGCCGCCACCATCACGATCACCCAGTTGATCCACCAAACCAGCGGTATCCCCGAATACGAAGGGCTGCTGGCAAAGCAGGGGTTCGCGGTCAGCGACCGGACCACGCAGGAGCAAGCGCTGCAGGCCGTGGCGGCGGTGCCGAAGCTGAATTACCAGCCGGGCAGCCAATTCCGGTACTCCGACTCCAACTATTTGTTGCTCGGCGAGATCGTGCACCGGGTGTCGGGACAGCCGCTGCCGCAGTTTCTCAGCACGGAAATCTTTGGCCCGCTCGGCCTGGGGATGGTGATGGATCCCGTCGGCGGGGTTCCGCACAAGGCCGTCTCCTATGCCGGCGGTAGCGACGGATACCGGATGACCACTTCCGCGTGGGAACAAATCGGCGACGGCGCGGTCCAAGCCTCGCCCAGCCAGCTGGTTCAGTGGGGTGACAATTACCGGACCGGTCGCGTGGGTGGGCCCAAGCTGCTGGAGGCGCAGCTGGCCGGGGCGGTGGAGATCGGGCCCGGCATCCCTGTGCACTACGGCGCCGGGATCTACATCAAGGCCGACGGCACGCTCGACCACGACGGCGCCTCGCCCGGCTTCGTCACGGCATTCCGCGTCAGCAAGGATCGGCAGACGTCCATCGCCGTCAGTTGCAACACCGATGACCAGATCCCGGAAGCCCTGACCGACTCGTTGGCGAAGCTCTGGATGTAGTGGATTGCGTGCAGAGACGCCATCATTCACCGTATGGCGAAACGGCCGGCGCTCCTTCTCGCAATCGCGTTGTTGCTCGGCGCCTGCAGCAGCACTCAGCCGGCCGCGCCGAAAACCAGCTCGGCGGAACCGGCTAACGCTAAGGCCGCGAAGCTGGCCAGCCAGAAGGTCCTGAACGATGCGATCGACGAAGGCGCTCCCGGGTGCTCGGCCGCGGTGGGTGTCAGGGGCCAGGTCATCTGGACCGGGGTGCGCGGCCTGGCCGATGTGGCGGCCGAGGCCCCGCTGACGTCGGAGACGCTGTTCGATATCGCGTCGGTGTCCAAGCAGTTCACCGCCTCGGCGCTGCTGTTGCTCGTCGACGCCGGCAGGCTGACGCTCGACGACCCGCTGTCCCAGCATCTGCCCGAGCTGCCGGCCTGGGCGGGGACCGTCAACGTCGGACAACTGATGCACCAGACCAGCGGCATCCCCGACTACGTCGGACTGCTCGAGGCGCAGGGGTATCAGTTCGGCGACCGCACCACCCAGGATCAGGCGGTGCGGGCGGTGGCCGCCATGCCGAAGCTGACGTTCGCGCCCGGCTCCCAGTTTGAATACTCGAACTCCAATTACCTGCTGCTCGGCGAGATTGTCCGCCGGGTGGCGCGGGAACCGTTGCCGCAGTTCCTCGCCGAACAGATCTTCCATCCGCTCGGCTTGGCCATGGTCCTGGATCCGACCGGACCGATTCCCGGCAAGGCCGTCGGGTACGAAGCGGACAGCGACGACTATCACGCCACCACAACCGGCTGGGAACAGGTCGGCGACGGCGGCATCCAGACCACGCCCACCCAACTGGTCTACTGGGCCGACAATTACCGTACCGGCCGGGTGGGCGGCACCGCATTGCTCGACGCGCAACTGAAGGGCGCAGTGCCGACCGATCCGGGCGGTGGTGACCGCTACGGCGCGGGAATCTTCCTGCTGGCCAACGGCACACTCGATCACGACGGCGAATGGGGGGGATTCGTGACTGCGTTTCGGGTGAGCAAGGACCGCACGACGTCCGTCGCGGTCAGCTGCAACACCGACGAGCAGGACCCCGAAGCCCTGGCCGGTGCGATCGCGAAACTCTGGATGTAGCTGACTACCAACATGTTTCGCCAACGTCAGCCGGTTACCCCGGTGACCGTACGGCCGTCTTCGAGTACGAAGATTGGTCGGGGCCATCGGCGCGGGCAAGGCGGCAACCAATCTATCGCGCTGCTGTGCACGCGTCGCTCTCGTTGAACAGTGGAAACGCCTAGGTAACTCTAGATTGGTTGGCGCCGCGTGGCCTTAAATGAACTCGTAGACAAAGACAACGACGATTGCCACCGCCAGCAGAATCAGGCTCACCACGATGACGGCGCGAACACCACGAGACTGGCGATGGAACCAGTGCTGCACTTGGGAAAAGCGCCAATCCGTCCAGGCGTAGGCGCGCGCAGCCCACAGCGCTTCAACCGCGAGCAAGCGAAAAGCGACCAGCAGCGCGGGGATCCCGACTTCGGGGAGCAACACAATCAGCGGAATCGAGGCGATGAGCAACACGCCGCCCAGGACGGCGAGGCTCACCCGAACCGGCAGCGCCTTGGCCCGCCACCGAGCGCGATAAGCGAGCACTCGGGCCAGTGCGCCGGCGCGCGTCTCGGGGTGCTGCTCGGCAGAGTCCACGGTTGCTCCTCAAGGCCCCCGCGGCGGTGTCGACTCGCACTCTAGCCGACGGCCGGATCCGAAGCGCGGTGTCGCGGCGCACCTAGACTGCGGATATGGATGACGGTTCCCGACAGGACTCCGTGGCTCCAAAAGGCCTGCTACGAATAGAAGATTGCCTGGACGCCGACGGCGAGATCTCGTTGCCCCCGGGGACCACACTGATTTCTCTGATCGAGCGCAACATCCGAAATGTGGGTGATTCCATCGCGTACCGCTACCTGGACTACGCCCGCGCAGCAGGCCACGCCCTGGAAGTGACCTGGGCCCAATTGGGTGTCCGGTTGGAAGCCATCGCCGGACGCATCCAGCAGTTCGCGGGTAATAGCGACCGGGTGGCGGTTCTGGCGCCGCAGGGCATCGACTACGTCGCCGGCTTCTACGCCGCAATCAAGGCGGGAACCATCGCGGTGCCATTGTTCGCGCCCGAGCTCCCGGGCCACGCCGAGCGCCTCGAGACGGCGCTGCGCGATTCCGAGCCGACCGTGGTGCTGACGACCGCGGCGGCGAAAGACGCGGTCGAAGAATTCCTGACCCAGTGCGCCCAGCTGCGCCAACCGCACGTCGTGGTCATCGATCAGATCCCCGACTCGGCGGGGGAGGCGTTCGTCCCCGTAGAGCTGGACATCGACCGGGTTTCCCACCTGCAGTACACCTCCGGTTCGACCCGGCCGCCGGTCGGCGTCGAGATCACCCACCGGGCCGTGGGCACCAACCTGACGCAAATGATTCTGTCGATCGATCTGTTGAACCGGAACACCCACGGGGTGAGCTGGCTGCCGCTCTACCACGATATGGGGCTGTCGATGATCGGCTTTCCCGCGGTGTACGGCGGGCATTCCACGTTGATGTCGCCGACCGCGTTTGTGCGCCGGCCGCAGCGATGGATCCAGGCGTTGGCCGCGGGGTCGAGGGAAGGCAATGTGGTCACCGCCGCACCCAACTTCGCCTACGAGTGGACGGCACAGCGCGGCCTGCCTGCGGCCGGCGACGACGTCGACCTGAGCAATGTCGTGCTGATCATCGGCTCCGAGCCGGTCAGCATCGAGGCGATCGCGACGTTCAACAAGACTTTCGCGCCGTACGGGTTGCCGCACACCGCATTCAAGCCCTCGTACGGCATCGCCGAGGCGACGCTGTTGATCTCCACGATCGAGCCGGCCGCCGAGGCGAAGGTTGTCTACCTCGACCGCGAACAGCTGGGCGCGGGTAGCGCGGTGCGCGTCGGCGCGGATGCGCCCGGCGCGGTGGCCCACGTATCGTGCGGTCGGCCGGCTCGTAGCCTGCGGGCGGCGATCGTCGACCCCGAAACCGCCGACGAACTGCCCGACGGCATGGTCGGCGAAGTCTGGTTGCAGGGCGCCAACGTGGGCCGCGGCTATTGGCGACGCCCCGAAGAAACCCAGCGGACATTCCACGCGCACCTGCAATCGCGGCTGGCCGAAGGCAGCCGTGCGGAAGGGTCGGCGGCGGATAGCTCGTGGCTGCGAACCGGCGACTTGGCCGTGTATGTGGACGGCGAGCTCTATGTCGCCGGCCGCATCGCGGACCTGGTGGTCGTCGACGGCCGCAACCACTACCCGCAGGACATCGAGGCCACCGCCGCCGAGGCGTCACCGATGGTGCGACGCGGCTACGTGACGGCCTTCTCGCTGCCGGACGACGGTGGCGTGGTGATCATTGCCGAGCGCGCGGCGGGCACGAGTCGCGACGATCCGCAACCGGCGATCGAGGCGATAAAGGCCGCGGTATCGCACCGCCATGGCCTGGCCGTTTCCGACGTGCGCTTGTTGCCCGCCGGCGCCATTCCCCGCACCACCAGTGGAAAGCTGGCCCGCCTGGCCTGCCGCGCTCAATACCTCGGTGGCGCACTGGGCTCGCGTTGACAACTCGGCCGCACAAAGCTCCCGGTGGCATCCTGGCCACATGGGTCTGATCATCCGGCTGGCGGAGCTCCTCATTCTGCTGCTGCCGCTGGTGGGCCTGGCCATCGGCGCGCTGCGGGCCTTCGGCGCGAACAAGCGGCGAGCCTCCGATGCGCCAGCGCCCCCGGCGCCGCCGCCCGAACCCAACGCCATCAGTCAAGCCGCGCAATGGCGCTCGCTGCGACGGATCCTCGACGAGCACCATCGCACCGACACCCGCTGGCTGGAGTACGAACTCGACTTCGCCAAGCTGCTCGACTTCCCGCTGATGACGGATCTGCGCGATCCGCTGACCGTCGCTTTTCACAAGGCCAAGCTGCGCGCGGACCTGTTGCGGCCCGTCAAGGCCGAGGATCTGCTCGACGACCGCGAATCCGCCGCGCGCTATCAAGTCGCCGTCGAGGATTACGTGACCGCGTTCAACGTCGCCGAGGCCGAAGCAATACGCAGACGCCGCAACGACTTCTCACGCGATGAACAACAGCGCATCACCCGCGCCCAGCGCCTGTTGCGGATGGCTTCCGACGCCGCCGCCGCGCCGCAGGAGCGGCAAAGCGCCTATGAGTCGGCCCGCAAAGAACTCGACGGGCTGATCGTGTTGCCCGCCACCACACAGGCCAGCATCGAGCGTGGAATCTCCGGCGAGATCGAGGGATAGAGCCTTTTTAGGAGCTTCGTGATGCCTTTGTGCCCTTATCGGCACCTGTCGGCGCGCGGCATCATGACGGCATCGCCGTCCTCGGCGACGAACCGATCATCAAGGAGCCCAACATGATCGAATACGATTTGGACAAAGAGCATTCCATCTTGGAGGTGCGGCCGAAGGCCGCGCTCGACAAGCAAGATTTCGTCGAACTCGCGCAAGCGGTTGATCCCCTGATCGAGGCCCAGGGCGACCTTGCCGGCCTGATTGTCAATGCGGCGTCGTTCCCGGGTTGGGACAGTTTTGGGTCGATGGTCACCCACCTGCGCTTCGTTCGGGACCATCACCGGCACGTCAAGAAAATCGGAGTGGTGACCGACTCGCACCTGGGAGATATCGCCGAGCATCTGGCCTCGCATTTCGTGTCGGCCGAGATCCGGCATTTTCCAGCCGGACAGCTCGAGCAAGCGCGGCAGTGGATCATCGACGGCTCCTGAAGCGTTGAGTCGTGGGCGTGTCACGATGATGAGATGACCGCGACCGGGCAACCTGATGAGCCGCTCGCCGGTTACCCGGTCACACCGCCACCGCTGCCTGGCCCGGTCACCTTCGACCAGCAGTGGAGCGACCTGACGTTCGTGCACTGGCCGGTCGATCCCGACGGCGTCGCGCACCTGTACCCACCGGGGACGAGGCCGGACGTCTTCGCCGACGGGCTGACCTACGTTGCGTTGGTCCCGTTCATGATGGCGAGCACGAAAGTCGGTACCGCGCTGCGGCTTCCGTACTTCGGCCGGTTCCTGGAGACCAACGTCCGGCTGTATTCGATCGACGACGCCGGCCGGCACGGTGTCCTGTTCCGGTCGCTGGAAACCGCTCGCCTGGCCGTCGTACCCGTCACCCGGATCGGCCTCGGCGTCCCCTACACCTGGGCCAAAATGCGGCTGACGCGCGACGGCGACCACATCACCTACGGCAGCGTGCGCCGCTGGCCGCGCCGCGGCCTGTGCAGCCGGCTGACCGTCGCCCTGGGGGACGTGGTGGAGCCGACGCCGCTGGAGGTCTGGCTCACCGCTCGCTGGGGCGCCCACACGCGCCGGGCCGGCCGGACGTGGTGGGTGCCCAACGAGCACGGACCGTGGCCGTTGCGCGCGGCGCACATCGTCGAGCTGAGCGACGAGCTGGTCGACGCCAGTGCGGTGCGTCCGGCCGGCGATCGACTGCGCGGCCTGTATTCGCCGGGTGTGCGAACCCGCTTCGGCCGCCCCTGCCTGGTTCAGTGAGTTCTCACGGGATGGTTCTCACGGGATGGTGTAGCCGCCGTCGATCACGACGTCCGAACCGGTCATGTAGCTGGACGCGTCGCTGGCCAGGTAGACGTAGAGGCCGACGAGTTCCTCCGGCCGGCCGATGCGGCCAAGCGGAATCTTGGGCTCCCACAGCCGGTGATACTCCGCCATCGGTTCGACGAGCTCGGTGAGGATGTAGCCCGGGCTGACGCTGTTCACCCGGATGTTGTGCGGCGCGAGCTCGACGGCCAGCGCTTTGGTCAGGTGGATGACCGCGGCCTTGGAGGTGCAGTAGTGGCCCGCCTGCTGCGGGACGTTGATGATGTGGCCGGACATCGAGGCGGTGGTGATGATGGCGCCGCCGCGGCCCTGGCCGACCATCGCGCGGGCCGCCGCCTGCGCGGTGAGGAATACGCCGTTCACATTCGTGTCCTGGATGGCCTGGAATTCGTCCGGCGACATGTCCAGCATCGCCTTCAGATTGATGATCCCGGCATTGCAGACGGCAATGTCGATGCCGCCCATCTCCGCAATCACCTGGTCGACCATTCGGTTCACCTGATCGGGTTGGGTCACGTCGCAGGTGATCGGCACGACCTTGTCACCGGCCGCGGCGAGCTCGGCGGCGACCTTCGTCAAGACCTCGGTATGGCGTGCCGCAATGGCCACTTGTGCACCGGCTTGCAAATAGGCCTCGGCCACTTTTTTGCCGATACCGGTGGACGCCCCGGTCACCAGGGCCGTCCTGCCGCGCAGGTCAAACAAGTCCAACACGCTCATTCGATATCCCTATCCAGACGAGCCCCGTAAAACCAGAACACGTTCTAGTGTGTCCGCTATGGGCAACTTCAGCAGGGCCGAAATCGAGCAAGCCGTCGAGCACTACACAACCGTGGCCGAAGAGTGCAGCGCCTCCGGCGACTGGGCTCCATTTGCGGATTTATTCACTGAGGACGTTGTCTACATCGAACACCACTACGGCGTCTTTCACGGCCGCGAGGCGGTGCGGGACTGGATCGTCGCCGTCATGGCGCCGTTCCCGCACATGCGCTTTCCCAGCGACTGGATTGCCTACGACGAGGACAATGACGCCGTCGTCATCATGATCAAGAATCTGCTCGACCACCCGACCGACCCGAACGGTGAACCGTTCTGGTTCCCGAACTGGACTCGATTGGTCTACGCCGGCAACGGCCTGTTCTCCAGCGAGGAGGACATCTACAACCCCAACCGCGATGCGCCTGGTGCCGTCGCGGCGTGGATGGAAGCGGGCGGGCAGTTCGCGTCAACCGAGTTCCTGCAACCCAACGCGCACTAGGCCTTCGGAGAAACCGCGGCAAGATCCGGCTGTCGCTTGCGGCGGCGTGACCGGACCGCCGCCAGCGCCTGATCCCAGGCAATCATCGTCGTCGCCGTGAGGTTGGCCGGCTTGGCACTGTCTTTCGAGAGCAGGGCAGCGGCAGCGGCTTTCGTGGTTGCCGACGCCTTCGACAGGTGACCGGAGTCGAACGGTGGCTGCGGGTCGTATTCGATCGCGAGCTGGATCGCCTTGGCGCGGCGCTGGCCCCCGATCTCGGCGGCCAGCCGGAACGCGAGGTCCAATCCCGCGGATACGCCGGCACTGGTGATGACGTTGTCCTGGCGCACGACCCGCTCGTCGCTGACCGGGATCGCGCCGAATCCCTTCAGCAGCGGGATCGCCAGCCAATGCGACGTCGCCCGCCGACCCTCGAGCAGGCCGGCCGCGGCCAGGATCACCGAGCCCGAGCATACCGACGCCGTCCAGCTCGCGTTTCGATGCGCCGAGCGCAGCCAGTCCAGCAGCACCCCGTCGCGGGCGTGCACCGGAGTCGACGGGCCACCGGGCACGAGAATGACGTCGGGCGAAGGGGTTTCGGCCAGCGAATGCGTGGCCCCGATGACCAGTACCCC from the Mycobacterium lentiflavum genome contains:
- a CDS encoding LLM class flavin-dependent oxidoreductase, whose protein sequence is MAKLRFGYFIAPFHRAGTNPTLAIQRDLEFVQHLDALGFDEAWIGEHHSAGSEIIASPEIFIAAAAERTKRIKLCTGVISLSYHNPLWVADRLMMLDHLTHGRVIGGVGPGSLPSDSSMIGLTPTDTRELLDTNLDIVVRLLRGETVSAKTPTHELHNAKLQLAPYSDGGVPLAVAAVASPTGARLAGRHGIGLLSIGATLTIEGFNALQYHWDIVEERAAVFGTEVDRRNWSLVGPFHVAETDKQAREDVKFGLEPWFRYFQKVAAFPQMTMPGEQIDEMIDVINENGAGVIGTPERARAQVQRMWDQSGGFGCMLQMGHEWANPEATKRSAELFAAEVMPHFQGQAQPTLDAAARASAAREGLAESQNQAVEHMTKKYQDELNAKK
- a CDS encoding SRPBCC family protein; the protein is MSGRKFSFEVNRTCSAPAATVFGLLADGANWSSWAKPVVLRSSWARQGDPAPGGVGAIRQIGVPPILAREEIVEYEQDRRQVYKLVGPSPAKDYLGEVVLTPNAAGGTDIRWSGSFVERIRGTGPATRAALGGAVKLLADRLVKAAER
- a CDS encoding serine hydrolase domain-containing protein; the protein is MISSGPSGFAGRGVAWPSHRNTRISLVLCAVVLSLSGCDKVTVTPASKAPTSTSSAAVTPNDNPLAKANSQRVLDDAVNATTPGCSAAVGSKGTVVWTGVRGIADTATGDKITPDTVFDIGSVSKQFTAAAALLLVDAGKLTLNDTLAQHLPEFPKWAATITITQLIHQTSGIPEYEGLLAKQGFAVSDRTTQEQALQAVAAVPKLNYQPGSQFRYSDSNYLLLGEIVHRVSGQPLPQFLSTEIFGPLGLGMVMDPVGGVPHKAVSYAGGSDGYRMTTSAWEQIGDGAVQASPSQLVQWGDNYRTGRVGGPKLLEAQLAGAVEIGPGIPVHYGAGIYIKADGTLDHDGASPGFVTAFRVSKDRQTSIAVSCNTDDQIPEALTDSLAKLWM
- a CDS encoding serine hydrolase domain-containing protein, producing MAKRPALLLAIALLLGACSSTQPAAPKTSSAEPANAKAAKLASQKVLNDAIDEGAPGCSAAVGVRGQVIWTGVRGLADVAAEAPLTSETLFDIASVSKQFTASALLLLVDAGRLTLDDPLSQHLPELPAWAGTVNVGQLMHQTSGIPDYVGLLEAQGYQFGDRTTQDQAVRAVAAMPKLTFAPGSQFEYSNSNYLLLGEIVRRVAREPLPQFLAEQIFHPLGLAMVLDPTGPIPGKAVGYEADSDDYHATTTGWEQVGDGGIQTTPTQLVYWADNYRTGRVGGTALLDAQLKGAVPTDPGGGDRYGAGIFLLANGTLDHDGEWGGFVTAFRVSKDRTTSVAVSCNTDEQDPEALAGAIAKLWM
- a CDS encoding fatty acyl-AMP ligase, with the translated sequence MDDGSRQDSVAPKGLLRIEDCLDADGEISLPPGTTLISLIERNIRNVGDSIAYRYLDYARAAGHALEVTWAQLGVRLEAIAGRIQQFAGNSDRVAVLAPQGIDYVAGFYAAIKAGTIAVPLFAPELPGHAERLETALRDSEPTVVLTTAAAKDAVEEFLTQCAQLRQPHVVVIDQIPDSAGEAFVPVELDIDRVSHLQYTSGSTRPPVGVEITHRAVGTNLTQMILSIDLLNRNTHGVSWLPLYHDMGLSMIGFPAVYGGHSTLMSPTAFVRRPQRWIQALAAGSREGNVVTAAPNFAYEWTAQRGLPAAGDDVDLSNVVLIIGSEPVSIEAIATFNKTFAPYGLPHTAFKPSYGIAEATLLISTIEPAAEAKVVYLDREQLGAGSAVRVGADAPGAVAHVSCGRPARSLRAAIVDPETADELPDGMVGEVWLQGANVGRGYWRRPEETQRTFHAHLQSRLAEGSRAEGSAADSSWLRTGDLAVYVDGELYVAGRIADLVVVDGRNHYPQDIEATAAEASPMVRRGYVTAFSLPDDGGVVIIAERAAGTSRDDPQPAIEAIKAAVSHRHGLAVSDVRLLPAGAIPRTTSGKLARLACRAQYLGGALGSR
- a CDS encoding STAS/SEC14 domain-containing protein; this translates as MIEYDLDKEHSILEVRPKAALDKQDFVELAQAVDPLIEAQGDLAGLIVNAASFPGWDSFGSMVTHLRFVRDHHRHVKKIGVVTDSHLGDIAEHLASHFVSAEIRHFPAGQLEQARQWIIDGS
- a CDS encoding DUF2071 domain-containing protein, with amino-acid sequence MTATGQPDEPLAGYPVTPPPLPGPVTFDQQWSDLTFVHWPVDPDGVAHLYPPGTRPDVFADGLTYVALVPFMMASTKVGTALRLPYFGRFLETNVRLYSIDDAGRHGVLFRSLETARLAVVPVTRIGLGVPYTWAKMRLTRDGDHITYGSVRRWPRRGLCSRLTVALGDVVEPTPLEVWLTARWGAHTRRAGRTWWVPNEHGPWPLRAAHIVELSDELVDASAVRPAGDRLRGLYSPGVRTRFGRPCLVQ
- a CDS encoding SDR family oxidoreductase, whose translation is MSVLDLFDLRGRTALVTGASTGIGKKVAEAYLQAGAQVAIAARHTEVLTKVAAELAAAGDKVVPITCDVTQPDQVNRMVDQVIAEMGGIDIAVCNAGIINLKAMLDMSPDEFQAIQDTNVNGVFLTAQAAARAMVGQGRGGAIITTASMSGHIINVPQQAGHYCTSKAAVIHLTKALAVELAPHNIRVNSVSPGYILTELVEPMAEYHRLWEPKIPLGRIGRPEELVGLYVYLASDASSYMTGSDVVIDGGYTIP
- a CDS encoding nuclear transport factor 2 family protein, whose protein sequence is MGNFSRAEIEQAVEHYTTVAEECSASGDWAPFADLFTEDVVYIEHHYGVFHGREAVRDWIVAVMAPFPHMRFPSDWIAYDEDNDAVVIMIKNLLDHPTDPNGEPFWFPNWTRLVYAGNGLFSSEEDIYNPNRDAPGAVAAWMEAGGQFASTEFLQPNAH
- a CDS encoding DJ-1/PfpI family protein: MTQIAFVACPGFTALDMIGPYEVLRNLPGAEVRFVWHESGPITADSGVLVIGATHSLAETPSPDVILVPGGPSTPVHARDGVLLDWLRSAHRNASWTASVCSGSVILAAAGLLEGRRATSHWLAIPLLKGFGAIPVSDERVVRQDNVITSAGVSAGLDLAFRLAAEIGGQRRAKAIQLAIEYDPQPPFDSGHLSKASATTKAAAAALLSKDSAKPANLTATTMIAWDQALAAVRSRRRKRQPDLAAVSPKA